In a genomic window of Myotis daubentonii chromosome X, mMyoDau2.1, whole genome shotgun sequence:
- the MAGEH1 gene encoding melanoma-associated antigen H1 — MPRGRKSRRRRNARAAEENRNNRKIQASEASETPMAASVVPSTPEDDLSGPEEDPSTPAEASTTPQEASSTAQAQKPAVARSNFQGTKKSLLMSILALIFIMGNSAKEALVWKVLGKLGMQPGRQHSIFGDPKKVVTEEFVRRGYLIYKPVPRSCPVEYQFFWGPRAHVESSKLKVMHFVARVRNRCSKDWPCNYDWDSDDDAEVEAILNSGVADYFAP; from the coding sequence ATGCCACGGGGACGAAAGAGCAGGCGCCGCCGTAACGCGAGGGCCGCCGAAGAGAACCGCAACAATCGTAAGATACAGGCCTCAGAAGCCTCAGAGACCCCGATGGCCGCCTCTGTGGTCCCGAGCACCCCCGAGGACGACCTTAGCGGCCCGGAAGAAGACCCCAGCACTCCAGCGGAGGCCTCCACCACCCCTCAGGAAGCCTCCAGTACTGCTCAAGCGCAAAAGCCCGCGGTAGCCCGGAGCAATTTTCAAGGCACCAAGAAAAGTCTCCTGATGTCCATATTAGCCCTCATCTTCATCATGGGCAACAGCGCCAAGGAGGCTCTGGTCTGGAAAGTGCTGGGGAAGTTGGGGATGCAGCCCGGCCGGCAGCACAGCATCTTTGGCGATCCGAAAAAGGTCGTTACGGAAGAGTTTGTGCGCCGAGGGTACCTGATTTATAAGCCGGTGCCGCGGAGCTGCCCTGTAGAGTACCAGTTCTTCTGGGGACCTCGAGCACACGTGGAGTCAAGCAAGCTGAAAGTCATGCATTTCGTGGCAAGGGTGCGTAACCGATGCTCCAAGGACTGGCCATGTAATTACGACTGGGATTCGGATGATGATGCCGAAGTTGAGGCTATCCTCAATTCAGGTGTTGCAGATTACTTCGCCCCTTAG